The Littorina saxatilis isolate snail1 unplaced genomic scaffold, US_GU_Lsax_2.0 scaffold_570, whole genome shotgun sequence genome includes a region encoding these proteins:
- the LOC138954370 gene encoding dual specificity protein phosphatase 1-like, with translation MICSSLLVLSTVPSFTSPTLITTTMEGAVGLSADALVSLLSCHDQCTLVLDCRPFMAYNTGHVVEAVNVHCPPILKRRSGGFVALENIVPDPGQRDRLRCGGYTTVVVYDHATHDLASADRDSNLYSVVKSLLQQVDLDTVHYLIGGYDAFSQDCPLLCATPQFSMLSGGRPEVQPALPDDHPVEILPHLYLGSVTHSSNRELLHRLGVTALANVSTSCPNHFRAHFRYLHIPVNDTVNEDLSRWFHTAHSFIDEVRSSGGKVLVHCRAGRSRSATVCIAYLMKTLHLSLEDAFEYVRARRHVVDPNLSFMQQLQAYSQRLQQERLSAVDMLPLCVSEESDMAVSGDCLVPSLVVSGSSLPSLVVSSHTSVVSGDSDLTVSSPAFFPSLSGHSSSVPRDCGPSLSGRPPFLSLSVPGLASIPCSPRAPREALAPISLPSTLGLALLPSANSTSGFPPPSPATAYDIPPPSPATASKFTSFFSFPEFPLSSAMARNPAITQPS, from the exons ATGATCTGCTCTTCTCTCCTCGTGCTCAGCACAGTGCCTTCTTTCACCTCACCAACACTCATCACAACCACGATGGAAGGAGCTGTGGGACTTTCTGCAGACGCTCTGGTGTCCCTGCTGTCATGCCACGACCAGTGCACTCTGGTGCTGGACTGCAGGCCTTTCATGGCCTACAACACGGGACACGTGGTTGAGGCTGTCAACGTGCACTGCCCCCCGATCCTCAAGCGGCGGTCAGGGGGGTTCGTGGCCCTGGAGAACATCGTACCAGACCCCGGCCAAAGGGACCGACTGCGGTGCGGCGGATACACGACTGTGGTGGTCTATGACCACGCTACCCACGACCTGGCCTCGGCCGACAGGGATTCTAACCTGTACTCTGTGGTGAAGAGTCTGCTCCAACAGGTGGATTTGGACACCGTTCACTACCTCATTG GTGGCTATGACGCGTTCAGCCAGGACTGTCCACTGCTGTGCGCCACGCCGCAGTTCTCCATGCTGTCCGGTGGTCGCCCTGAAGTCCAGCCTGCCCTTCCTGAT GACCATCCAGTAGAAATCCTCCCCCACCTTTACCTGGGCAGCGTGACTCACTCTTCCAACCGCGAGCTGCTGCACAGACTGGGAGTTACCGCCCTTGCCAACGTCTCCACCAGCTGCCCCAACCACTTCCGGGCCCACTTCCGCTACCTCCACATCCCTGTCAACGACACCGTCAACGAGGATCTGTCTCGCTGGTTCCACACTGCTCACAGCTTTATTG ACGAGGTTCGATCCTCAGGCGGCAAGGTGCTGGTTCACTGCCGTGCAGGCCGGAGCCGCTCAGCTACTGTGTGCATCGCCTACCTCATGAAGACGCTGCACCTGTCCTTGGAAGACGCCTTCGAGTACGTGCGAGCCCGGCGTCACGTCGTGGACCCCAACCTCAGCTTCATGCAGCAGCTGCAGGCCTACAGTCAGCGTCTGCAGCAAGAACGGTTGTCCGCTGTGGACATGCTGCCGCTGTGTGTATCCGAGGAAAGTGACATGGCTGTGTCTGGTGATTGTCTTGTCCCTTCCCTGGTAGTGTCTGGTAGTTCCCTCCCTTCCCTGGTAGTGTCTAGCCACACATCAGTCGTCTCTGGCGACAGCGACCTGACCGTGTCTAGTCCTGCTTTCTTCCCTTCTCTGTCCGGCCACAGCTCTTCTGTCCCGCGTGACTGCGGGCCGTCCCTGTCAGGACgtcccccctttctctccctgtctgttcCCGGCCTCGCCTCCATCCCCTGCTCTCCCCGCGCCCCCCGCGAAGCCCTGGCCCCCATCAGCCTGCCCTCCACCCTGGGACTCGCCCTCCTCCCCTCGGCCAACTCCACCTCCGgcttcccccctccctcccccgccACCGCCTACgacatcccccctccctccccggCCACTGCCTCCAAATTCACGAGCTTCTTCAGCTTCCCCGAGTTCCCTTTGTCAAGCGCCATGGCCAGGAATCCTGCGATCACACAGCCCAGCTAG